One genomic region from Candidatus Methylomirabilis sp. encodes:
- the rplT gene encoding 50S ribosomal protein L20, which produces MPRAKGGFKTRRRRNRVLKEAEGYWGKRSKAYRSAQEAVDRAKKYAYRDRKARKRDFRSLWIIRINAAARLTGLSYSAMMGGLKKAGVVVDRKSLAELAIQDPGAFMKLASTAREHLAA; this is translated from the coding sequence ATGCCACGCGCAAAAGGCGGATTCAAGACGAGACGCCGCAGGAATAGGGTTCTGAAAGAGGCGGAGGGGTACTGGGGTAAGCGGAGTAAGGCGTACAGAAGCGCGCAGGAGGCGGTCGATCGGGCAAAGAAGTATGCCTATCGTGACCGCAAGGCTCGCAAGCGCGACTTTCGTAGCCTGTGGATCATACGGATCAATGCGGCGGCCCGCCTGACTGGCCTGTCATACAGCGCCATGATGGGTGGTCTCAAAAAGGCCGGCGTAGTCGTCGACCGAAAGTCCCTGGCCGAGTTGGCTATCCAGGATCCTGGAGCGTTTATGAAATTGGCGTCGACGGCCCGGGAGCACTTGGCGGCCTGA
- the pheS gene encoding phenylalanine--tRNA ligase subunit alpha gives MEALRQELQDLRAAALEQIEQSVDAAQLERARVQFLGRKARLTAILRQLVTLSPQDRRAIGLLANQVKQAIEECIAARRAALESIPSDEVLATDRIDVTLPGRRPTMGRLHPLTQIIREICQIFAEMGFAVIEGPEVEWDYYNFEALNIPEDHPAREMWDTFWIDPASAQADRPMLLRTHTSPMQIRIMEQTRPPIRIVVPGKCYRYEAVDASHESQFHQIEGLAVDEAITFADLKGTLYAFVRRLFGKDRKIRFRCDYFPFVEPGVDMSIDCFRCKGAGCRLCKESGWLEILGAGMVHPNVLTRVGYDPARYSGFAFGLGPARVAMLKYGIDDIRLFHGNDLRFLQQFP, from the coding sequence GTGGAGGCGCTGCGACAGGAGCTTCAGGATCTGAGGGCGGCGGCTCTTGAGCAGATTGAGCAGAGCGTCGATGCGGCCCAGCTCGAACGGGCACGCGTACAGTTTCTCGGTCGTAAGGCCAGATTGACGGCAATCCTTCGGCAATTAGTCACGCTGTCGCCGCAGGATCGGCGGGCGATCGGCCTGTTGGCCAACCAGGTCAAACAGGCGATTGAGGAGTGTATTGCGGCCAGGCGTGCGGCCCTGGAATCGATCCCGAGTGATGAGGTGCTGGCGACAGACCGGATCGACGTCACCCTTCCAGGGCGACGGCCGACTATGGGGCGCCTGCACCCCCTCACCCAGATCATCCGCGAGATCTGCCAGATCTTCGCGGAGATGGGGTTTGCCGTCATCGAGGGGCCTGAGGTCGAGTGGGACTACTATAACTTCGAGGCCCTGAACATCCCGGAGGATCATCCGGCTCGAGAGATGTGGGACACCTTCTGGATCGATCCGGCAAGCGCCCAGGCCGACAGACCGATGCTGCTCCGGACACATACCTCGCCGATGCAGATCCGCATTATGGAGCAGACCAGGCCGCCGATCCGCATCGTCGTACCCGGCAAGTGCTATCGGTACGAGGCGGTGGACGCCAGCCACGAGAGCCAGTTTCACCAGATCGAAGGGCTGGCGGTTGATGAAGCCATTACCTTCGCGGATCTGAAGGGGACGTTATATGCGTTCGTCCGTCGCCTCTTCGGCAAAGATCGGAAGATCCGTTTCCGATGCGACTATTTTCCGTTCGTCGAACCGGGCGTCGATATGTCGATTGACTGTTTCCGCTGCAAGGGCGCCGGATGCCGGCTGTGCAAGGAGAGCGGGTGGCTCGAGATCCTGGGTGCGGGGATGGTGCATCCGAATGTCCTGACGCGCGTCGGGTACGACCCGGCCAGATACTCCGGCTTCGCCTTTGGTCTGGGCCCGGCCCGTGTCGCCATGCTCAAGTACGGTATCGACGATATCCGCCTCTTTCACGGTAACGACCTCCGCTTCCTTCAGCAGTTCCCCTGA
- the rpmI gene encoding 50S ribosomal protein L35, which translates to MPKIKTLKGAAKRFRVTGTGKLRRNKASKSHLLTGKSRKRKRNLRQPGLVSKADTARMERLIPYL; encoded by the coding sequence GTGCCGAAGATCAAGACACTCAAAGGAGCGGCCAAGCGGTTCAGGGTGACGGGAACCGGCAAGCTCAGGCGCAACAAAGCGTCTAAGAGCCATTTGCTGACCGGAAAGTCGAGGAAGCGGAAACGAAACTTGCGTCAGCCTGGTCTGGTGTCCAAGGCGGATACGGCCAGGATGGAGCGACTGATCCCCTATCTGTAA
- the infC gene encoding translation initiation factor IF-3: MNERIRIKEVRVISPEGAQLGILPIQEALDIAKKLTLDLVEVAPEAKPPVCRIMNYGKYRYEQSKKTREARKKQTVIQIKEIKLRPKTEEHDFQFKARHAERFLKEGNKTKVTLMFRGREMVHIQRGKVQLDRFAEALKEIALIEQYPRQEGRNMVMILTPKH; this comes from the coding sequence GTGAATGAGCGGATTCGGATCAAAGAGGTGAGGGTAATCAGTCCGGAGGGGGCCCAACTTGGAATCCTCCCGATTCAGGAGGCCCTCGATATCGCCAAAAAACTTACACTTGATCTGGTGGAGGTGGCTCCGGAAGCCAAGCCGCCTGTTTGTCGGATCATGAACTACGGGAAATACCGCTACGAGCAGAGCAAGAAGACACGGGAGGCGAGGAAGAAACAAACGGTCATCCAGATCAAAGAGATCAAACTCCGGCCCAAGACTGAGGAGCATGACTTTCAGTTCAAGGCCAGGCATGCCGAGCGCTTCTTGAAGGAGGGGAATAAGACCAAGGTAACCCTGATGTTCAGGGGCCGGGAGATGGTTCATATTCAGCGCGGCAAGGTCCAGTTGGATCGCTTCGCCGAGGCGCTCAAGGAGATTGCCTTGATCGAGCAGTACCCCAGGCAGGAGGGCCGGAATATGGTGATGATCCTCACCCCAAAGCATTGA